CCAAGAAGCGGGCGGCCGAGGTGCTCGACAAGACGCTGCGCTCGGCCGTGGCCAACGCCCGGCAGAAGGCGGAGGGCGCCGGCGAGCCGGTGGACGTGGACGTGCTCTATGTGCGCGAGGCCTACGTGAACGAGGGGCCGCGCCTCAAGCGCTGGCGCGCCGCGGCCATGGGACGGGCATCGCCCATCCGCCGGCCCACCAGCCACGTGGTTGTTGTCGTGGACCGTAAGGAGTAGGTATGGGACAGAAGACGCACCCGCGTGGCTTCCGGCTGGGCATCATCAAGCCCTGGAAATCTCGCTGGTACGCGGGCCGCAACTTCGGCCAGTTGCTGGCTGAGGACGGAACCATCCGCAAGTACCTGCACCAGCGGCTGGCGCACGCGGCCCTTTCCGAGGTCGAGATCGAGCGCAAGCCGCAGAAGATTGTGGTCACGGTGCACACGGCCCGGCCAGGCGTGGTGATCGGGAAGCAGGGCGCGGAGGTGGACAAGCTGCGGGACGAGCTGGCGCTGCTCACCAAGAGCGAGGTCTCCATCAACGTGGAGGAAGTGAAGCGGCCGGAGCTGGATGCCCAGCTCGTGGGCGACAACGTCGCACACCAGCTCAAGCAGCGCGTCTCCTTCCGCCGAGCCATGAAGCGGGCGGTGCAGTCGGCCATGCGGGCGGGCGCCGAAGGCATCAAGATCCAGTGTGGCGGCCGCCTGGGCGGCGCGGAGATCGCGCGCACGGAGGGGTACCACGAGGGGCGCGTCCCCCTGCACACGCTGCGGGCGGACATCGATTACGCGCACTCTACGGCCAAGACCACCTACGGCACGATTGGCGTGAAGGTCTGGATCTTCAAGGGCGAGGTCGTCGAGAACCGGCGCGGGCGCACCTATTCGACGGGATCCTGATGGCGCTCCGGACTGGCGCGCGGGCTGGGGCTAGGGGCCCGAAAGGACAAGCGAGATGCTGGCACCCAAGAGGGTAAAGTACCGCAAGCAGCAGAAGGGTCGCACCCGCGGCATGGCCACCCGCGGCCATACCGTGGCGTTTGGCGACTACGGCCTGCAGAGCACCGAGCCGGCGTGGATCAGCAATCGGCAGATCGAGGCAGCCCGCGTCGCCCTGACCCGCCACATCAAGCGGGGCGGCAAGGTGTGGATCCGGATCTTCCCGGATAAGCCCGTGACCAAGAAGCCAGCCGAAACGCGGATGGGCAAGGGGAAGGGGAATCCGGAGGCGTGGGTGGCCGTGGTCAAGCCCGGGCGGGTGCTCTTCGAGCTGGAGGGCGTGAGCGAGGCCGTGGCGCGCCGTGCCTTCGAATTGGCCGCTGCCAAGTTGCCGGTGAAATGCCGCGTGCTCGTCCGCGAGCGCGCCGCCGAGGGAGGAACGGAGTGAACGCCGCCGAGATCCGGGAGCTGACAGACGGCGAGGTCCGCGAGCGAATGGCCCAGACTCGGGAAGAGCTGTTCCGCTTGCGCTTCCGCGCCGCGACGCAGCCGCTCGAGAATCCGGCCCTGCTCCGCAAGCTGCGCCGGGATCTCGCCCGGATGAAGACCATCCTGCGGGAGCGGGGACAGTCATGACGCAGAAGCCGAGAGCAACGCGCAAGACCCGGGTCGGCACCGTAGTCAGCGACAAGATGGACAAGACCGTGGTGGTCGCCATCCAACGCCGGGTCTCCCACGCGCTCTATGGCAAGCAGGTCGTGCGCACCAGGAAGTACCACGCCCACGACGAGGAAAACGCCGCCCGCACCGGCGATGTGGTCCGCATCATGGAGACGCGGCCGCTCTCCAGGACGAAGCGCTGGCGCGTGGTCGAGATCGTCGAGCGGGCCAGGTGAGGCGGCCATGATCCAGCAGGAATCGATCCTCAAGATCGCCGACAATTCGGGCGCCAAGCAGGCCAAGAGCATTCGTGTGCTGGGCGGCTCGAAGCGCCGCTACGCCGAGGTCGGCGACGTGATCGTGGTGGCTATCAAGGACGCGCTCCCCAATGGCACCGTGAAGAAGGGCGAGGTCGCCAAGGCGGTGGTCGTGCGCACGGCGAAAGAGATGCGGCGCCGGGACGGCTCCTACATCCGCTTCGATGACAATGCTGCCGTCATCATCAATGACGCGGGCGAGCCGCGCGCGACCCGCATCTTCGGGCCCGTGGGCCGCGAGTTGCGCGAGAAACGCTTCATGAAGATCGTGTCCCTCGCCCCCGAGGTGATCTGAAGATGGTACGTCGTTTTCTGGGCGGCGCCGGCAGCCGCCGCAAGAAGCCGCGTCGCGATCACGGACGCAAGGTGCACGTTCGCAAGGGGGACCGGGTCAAGGTCATCCGGGGCAACTTCGCGGGCATGGAAGGCAGCGTACTGCGCGTGATCCCGAAGGAGAACCGGCTGGTGGTGGAAGGCGTGAACCTGCGCAAGCGCCACATGCGCCCTAGTGCGGAGAATCCAGAGGGCGGCATCGTCAGTTTCGAGGCGCCGCTCCATGCCTCCAACGTCATGCTGATCGATCCCTCTACCGGGGAGCCGAGCCGCGTGCGCAAGCGGATCGAGCCGGACGGCACCAAGGAGCGTATCGCCGTGAAGAGTGGCAATCCGATTCCCGCGCCGCGGGTCTGATAGGTCAGGTCGAGGAAGATGAAACCAAGA
This is a stretch of genomic DNA from Gemmatimonadota bacterium. It encodes these proteins:
- the rpsQ gene encoding 30S ribosomal protein S17 → MTQKPRATRKTRVGTVVSDKMDKTVVVAIQRRVSHALYGKQVVRTRKYHAHDEENAARTGDVVRIMETRPLSRTKRWRVVEIVERAR
- the rplP gene encoding 50S ribosomal protein L16, with amino-acid sequence MLAPKRVKYRKQQKGRTRGMATRGHTVAFGDYGLQSTEPAWISNRQIEAARVALTRHIKRGGKVWIRIFPDKPVTKKPAETRMGKGKGNPEAWVAVVKPGRVLFELEGVSEAVARRAFELAAAKLPVKCRVLVRERAAEGGTE
- the rplX gene encoding 50S ribosomal protein L24, whose translation is MHVRKGDRVKVIRGNFAGMEGSVLRVIPKENRLVVEGVNLRKRHMRPSAENPEGGIVSFEAPLHASNVMLIDPSTGEPSRVRKRIEPDGTKERIAVKSGNPIPAPRV
- the rpmC gene encoding 50S ribosomal protein L29; this translates as MNAAEIRELTDGEVRERMAQTREELFRLRFRAATQPLENPALLRKLRRDLARMKTILRERGQS
- the rpsC gene encoding 30S ribosomal protein S3, whose protein sequence is MGQKTHPRGFRLGIIKPWKSRWYAGRNFGQLLAEDGTIRKYLHQRLAHAALSEVEIERKPQKIVVTVHTARPGVVIGKQGAEVDKLRDELALLTKSEVSINVEEVKRPELDAQLVGDNVAHQLKQRVSFRRAMKRAVQSAMRAGAEGIKIQCGGRLGGAEIARTEGYHEGRVPLHTLRADIDYAHSTAKTTYGTIGVKVWIFKGEVVENRRGRTYSTGS
- the rplV gene encoding 50S ribosomal protein L22 yields the protein MEARAVSKYVRQSPRKMRLVADLIRGRAVGEAYAILRFSKKRAAEVLDKTLRSAVANARQKAEGAGEPVDVDVLYVREAYVNEGPRLKRWRAAAMGRASPIRRPTSHVVVVVDRKE
- the rplN gene encoding 50S ribosomal protein L14, with amino-acid sequence MIQQESILKIADNSGAKQAKSIRVLGGSKRRYAEVGDVIVVAIKDALPNGTVKKGEVAKAVVVRTAKEMRRRDGSYIRFDDNAAVIINDAGEPRATRIFGPVGRELREKRFMKIVSLAPEVI